Within Alcaligenes sp. SDU_A2, the genomic segment GCCAACCATCCGTCCCCCTTATCGGCTCGTCGGCCTCCTGTCCCTTTCATGGGCTGTGGCCATTTTCGCCAAGCCAACGACTGGTTAGCCGAACAGAACGCCGCTGCCATCGACTGGCTGGCAACCGGCCCCTGACCCTGACCTTCTATATATAGACATACGCATATGCCGCTAAGCCCTGCCGATCCGACTTTGAACCCTGACGAACAACACGCTTTGTGGTCATCGGAACTGACCCAGCAATATGCCTGGCAGTTTGAAGGCAACACACCTATTCAGGTGCCCTTGAACTGCCTGCCTTTGATGGAAGAACTGTTCAAGCTGCTCAATGAAACCATTAAAGACTCGTTTGATCGTTCGCTGTTTTGCTGGACCGAGCTGAAACTGGACGCATCTGGCCTGACAGCATGGTACCTGGGGGTGGAAGACTACGACGCGACCATCGAAGCCTTTGTGGCATCGCTATCGAGCCGGTGTCTGGCCGCAAGCCAATAGGCTGACGGCGCACCGATCGCTGACCACAGCACGTGGTCATGCAAAGCTTGCTCGGTACGCCCAAGTCCGGGAGTTTTTGTTGCTGCTATGGCAAGAAGTAGACAGTGACCCGTATCAGGGCTGCACGCCGGCGGCGTGGGCCTGCTGATCCGCATGATAGGACGAGCGGACCATGGCACCGACAGCAGCATGGGTAAAGCCCATCGCGTAAGCTTCGCGCTCGAACATGGCGAATTCGTCCGGCGTGACATAACGCAGAACAGGCAAATGGTGTCCCGACGGCTGCAAATACTGGCCTATGGTCAACATCTCTACATTGTGCGCCCGCATATCGCGCATGACTTCCAGAATTTCCTCGTTGGTCTCGCCCAGCCCGACCATCAGCCCCGATTTGGTCGGCACTTCGGGATGCAGTTTCTTGAATTCCTGCAACAGCTTGAGCGAATGATGGTAATCCGAGCCGGGCCGGGCCTGTTTGTAGAGACGCGGCACGGTTTCCAGATTATGGTTCATGACATCTGGAGGGCAGGCATCCAAGATGTCCAAGGCGCGCTCCAGACGGGCACGGAAATCGGGCACCAGGACTTCAATGGTTGTATGGGGCGAATGCTCGCGCACCTGACGGATGCATTCGACAAAATGGGCCGCGCCGCCATCGCGCAAATCATCTCGGTCTACCGATGTAATGACCACATAGGACAATTTCATCGCGCCAATGGCCTTGGCCAGATTGGCGGGTTCGTCCTGATCCAGCGGATCGGGACGGCCATGCCCCACATCGCAAAACGGGCAACGACGCGTACACTTGTCGCCCATGATCATGAAGGTGGCCGTGCCCTTGCCAAAGCATTCGCCGATGTTCGGACAGGACGCTTCTTCGCAAACCGAAAACAGCTTATGTTCGCGCAGCGTTTCCTTGATTTCGTAAAAACGCGAATTCGGTGCCGCTGCCTTGACCCGAATCCAGTCCGGCTTCTTCAGACGCTCGGCCTGCACGACCTTGATCGGAATGCGCGAGGTCTTGGCCTGGGCCTTCTGCTTTTGCGTAGCGTCGTAATCAGCGGGCGCGACAGCGCGTGGGCGGACGGTAGGTTTAGGGTCGACGGACGTATCTGCAGGGGAGGTCATAGGCGTAGTAAATATAAACAGCATGCCTGCGCCACAGCCGGGCTGCGGGCGCATCGTCATTTGATTGTAGCCCCAAGCCTTTACAAGCGCCTAGAAGCAAGGCCATAGTTTGCTCACGAACCCCTTGAATATAAAAGCAGACGCATCGCATCGGCAACATTGCGCTGTGTATTCTGCACATACAACAAGTACGGAGACCTGCATGCCTTACGAGGAAAACACAGCCCCTGTGCTGCTGCAACAGCACGATGGACTGGCGCACATCACCTTGAACCGCCCGACGCAATACAACGCGCTATCCGAAGAAGTACTGGATGCCTTGCAGGACATACTGGATGATCTGGCCCGGGATCAAGCCCTACAATGCGTCGTTATACAAGCGCGCGGCAAGGCGTTTTGCGCCGGGCACGATTTAAAGCAGATGCGCAGTCGTCCCGAACATGCGTATTACCTGGACCTGTTTCAGCGCTGCAGCCGCGTCATGCAAAGCGTGCAGTCCCTGCCCGTGCCCGTCATTGCGCGCGTGCAGGGGCTGGCCACGGCGGCTGGCTGTCAGTTGGTCGCCAGTTGCGACTTAGCCGTGGCTGCGCAATCAGCACGCTTTGCCGTATCGGGCATTAATGTGGGTTTGTTCTGTTCCACTCCTGCGGTGGCCCTGTCGCGCTGCGTGCCGCCCAAAGCCGCCATGGAAATGCTGATGACGGGCGAGTTCATCGACGCCAGTCGGGCCCGGGAACTGGGGCTGATCAACCATGCCGTGCCCGACGAGCAACTGGACCAGGCCGTACACGATCTGGCCGACCGCATTCTGGCCAAAAGCCCGGTAGCGGTACGTGCAGGCAAGGCGATGTTTCACCGCCAGCGCAGCCTGCCGCTGGAGCAGGCTTACGACTACGCAAGCCAGATCATGGCCAAAAACATGATGAGCGACGATGCCTGCGAGGGCATAGACGCGTTCATACAGAAGCGCCCAGCCGTCTTTAAAGGGCGTTGATCAGGCTACGGCAGCGCTCATGCGCTGCGCCATTGCCTTGGACAAGTATTCGCATAAGAACTGTGCCGCCTGATCCAGGGTAACATCCGCCCCTTGGGAGCGCATATCGGTGGTTTGCAAGCCTTCGTAGCCACATGGATTGATGCCCATAAATGGGGTCAAATCCATATCCAGGTTCAGGGCCAAGCCATGATAGGAGCGTCCATTGCGGATTTTGATGCCCAGCGCGGAGATCTTGGCCAGTGCGCCACCCGGCGCTACCGGGACATACACGCCAGGCGCACCGGGTTTGCGGCAGGCCCCCTGGACGCCGAAATGCGTCAGACAAGCGATAACGGCATCTTCGAGCAAGACCACATACTCTTTGACATACAGGCCGACACGACGCAAGTCGAACAGGCAATACACCAGTAACTGACCCGGCCCGTGATAGGTGACCTGCCCCCCTCTATCGGTCTGCACAACAGGGATGTCCGCGGGGTTGAGCACGTGTTCGGGCTTGCCGGCCTGTCCTTGCGTATAAACCGGAAGGTGCTCGGCCAGCCAGATTTCGTCGGGGGTGTCGGGTCCGCGCTGCTCGGTGAACTCGCGCATGGCTTGCCAGACTGGCCCATAGTGGACCGGTCTGGGCAAAGACTTCACCTGTATGCAATCGGACATGCCGCCCCCCTGATCCTGCCTATAGGACGACACGCACCAGATGGTGCGCGTGCAAGGCACGGTACAGATTGTCCAACTGTTCACGCGACGTGGCCCGAACCGTGAACGTCAGGCCGGTATAGTTGCCTGCCTTGCTGGGGCGTTTTTCAATCGTGGCCGCGTCGAAGTCGGGGTCGAACTCCAGCACAATGGCCAATAGCTCTTCCTGCAGCGTGTCGTGAGTCTGGCCCATGACTTTAATGGGGAAGTCGCTGGGGTATTCGATCAATGATTCTTCGGGTGGAATAATGCTCATGCTTGCTCCGTAGCCTGAATGGCCTTGTCGTATCCTGCCCGCAATTGGGCAAAGACCGGGCCTGGCCGACCGTCTGCGACGGGGCGGCCATTAAATACAACGATGGGCAACACTTCCTTGGTCGCTGCCGTCATCAGGATTTCGTCGGCGCTATCGACTTCCTCGCGGGAAATCCGACGCGCCTGGAAAGCAATGCCCGCCTGCGCCGCCAGCTCTTCCATCAAGCCGTAGCGAACGCCTTCCAGAATCAGGTTATTGCGCATGGGTGCCAGCAAGGTGCCGTTACGCACGATCCAGATATTGCAGGATGCGCCTTCGGTCAGAAAGCCGTCACGAAATTGGATGACTTCATCCACCCCCGCCTGAACAGCCTGCTGTTTGGCCAGCACATTACCCAGCAACGACACCGACTTGATATCGCAATGCAGCCAGCGCACATCATCGATGGCGATAGCGGTCAGACCGTTTTCGCGCTCGGCCTGCACACGCTGAAAAGGCGAAACCATAATAAACACGCTGGGTGCGACATTCTTGGGGAAGGCGTGGTCGCGCTTGGCCACGCCGCGCGTGACCTGTATGTAAACCATACAGTCCGCCCCTTTGCCGGAGCGGGCCAGCATGTCCAGTACCAGCTTTTCCCACTGAACCCGTGTAAACGGATTAGCAATGCCGATCTTGGCCAGGCTGCGCTCCAGGCGGTTCAGGTGTCCGTCCATTCGAAAGGGCTTGCCGCGATAGGCCGGCACGACATCGTAGATGCCGTCGCCATAGATAAAACCGCGGTCCAGCACGGATATTTTCGCCTCGCCCAAACGAACGAAGTCGCCATTCAGGTAAACAATGCTGTCGGGATCAATACCAGAAATCATAGCGTCGGTCTCGGAAAGAAAGGCTTATTCGAACATCAGACGCACTTTGTCGACCATGCGGCCAAAAAAGCCGGCCTCGGGGACATCGTCCAGTACGACCAGAGGCTGTTCGGACAAGGTCTTGCCGTCCAGAGTCAGCGTCAGGGTACCGACTTTGGTGCCCTTACTTAATGGCGCGACCAGCGGCTGCGTATACTGAGCCACAGGCTTGATCTGGGCAGATTTGCCGCGCGGCACGGTCAACCACAAGGGTGCCGCTGTGCCCAGCCCGACATTCTCGACCGTGCCTTCCCAGACACGTGCATTAACAGCGGGGTTGCCGGCGTCGTAGAGCTTGACCGTCTCGAAATTCTGGAAGCTCCAGTTCAGCAGTTTCAGGCTGTTTTCGGTACGGGCATTGTCGCTGGCCGTACCAACTACCACGGACACAATACGACGACCGTCGCGCATGGCGGTGGACACCAGGCAGTACCCTGCTGACTGGGTATGGCCGGTCTTCAAGCCGTCCACTGTATTGTCCAACCAGAGCAAACGGTTGCGATTGGGCTGCTTGATATTGTTGTAGGCGAATTCTTTCTGGCTGTAGTAGTGCAGGTATTGCGGAAAGCGCGACACCAAGGCGGCGGCCAATGTGGCCAGATCGCGTACCGAGGTCAGATGGGCGGGATCGGGCAAGCCGGTGGAGTTGACGAAGTGCGTAGCGGTCAGGCCCAGCTTGGCGGCCTGTTCGTTCATGAGAGCCGCAAAGGCCGATTCGCTGCCGGCGACGGCTTCGGCCAGGGCCACGGAGGCGTCGTTGCCCGATTGCACGATCACGCCTTGCAGCAAGGCGTCCACCGGCACCTGTGTGTTGACCTTGACGAACATGCGCGAACCTTCGGTGCGCCAGGCCTTTTCCGAAATGTTCACAGCCTGATCCAGCTTCAGACGGCCTGATTCCAGTGCATCGAAGACCAAATAAGCGGTCATAATTTTGGTCAGCGAAGCCGGTTCGACACGCTCGTCGATGCGTTCGGCTGCAATGACCTGGCCGCTGTTGACATCCATGGACAGCCAGGCCGGCGCGGTCAACCCGGGCGGCGGCACGATGGAAAGATCGCCAGGCAAGGCCGCTGCTGTAGCGGCTGGTGCCGTGACCGGTGCGCTGGATTCAGCCGGCGTCTGTGCATAAGCTTGTACAGGCAACGCCAGTGCGAGCGCCACTACACAACGGGAGAGAATCGGAGATACGGATTTTTTTGCAAAGGTCATGTCTGGGAACAATTGTAAGCTGCGGTCAGATCAGGAAAGGCCCATTATGGCAGAGCGCCGCTACGCTGTAAGCCCGCCTGCCCAGTGATCCGCCAATGAAAACGCAACGATTTGAAAGCAAAGCGCCGCTTAAGTTCCAAGCCCGGCCAGATGGCGGCTGACAAGTTCGCGCAATTGGATCAGCTTGCCGTGAAAGAAATGGCCAGCCTGCGGCAGCACCACCATAGGAAGCTGGTGCTCGCGGGCAAACTCCATGCCCTCGGACAGCGGAACGACATCGTCCAATTCCCCATGCACCAGCAAGGTATCGGCAGGCGGCTGCACCTGACGAAAGCGAAAACGGTTGACCGCTGTACCAGCCAACACCAAGGCGCGCGGCGACGCAGCGCCCGCATCGGCCAGCTCGGCATGAACCTGGGCGGCCACGGAGGTGCCAAACGAAAACCCCGCCACAAGCCAGGGGCCGTCCGGCCATTGCGCAAACCGGTTGGAAAACTGTTCGATCAAGGCCAACATATCGACTGTCTCGCCACGGCTCTGATCGAACTGACCGGCAGACAGCCCAACGCCGCGAAAATCGGGACGCACCACCAGCAAGCCTTGCTGAGTGGCGCAGCGGGACAGGGTCGTCACCACTTTATTGTCACGCGCACCGCCATGCAGCGGGTGCGGATGAAGGATCAGCGCCCAACCACGCGGCGTGTCGATGGGCCAATCCAGTGCGCAATCGATGACGCCGGCAGCGCCGGAAAATTGGATCGTATCCAGGCGTTCAGACATGTTCAGACCAAATATCAAATAAGATTATGCCAAGCTCTTCCAGTGTACCGGATTGTCATGAACACCTCTTCCCAATTCGCCCTACCCAGCCCCCGCGACATGGTCGCCGAGCTGCGCACGCGTCTGCCGCATTTCAACCAGATCCGCTGGCTGGACGATACTGAATCCACCAATGCAGATCTGCTCACCCTGGCCCGCCAGGAAACCGGACCGCGAGTGCGGCCCTGGCTGCTGGGTGCCCACCTGCAAAGCCGTGGACGTGGCCGCGCGGGCCGCACCTGGCAGAACCGCGCCGGTGCCAATCTGATGTTCTCCTGTGCCTTCGATGTCTTTCTGCCGGCGCGCCAGTTGCCCACGCTCTCGCCGCTGGCCGGCATGGCCACCTGTGAAGCGCTGCGCCTGTGCCTGGAACCTGCCTTGCGCCGACGCCTGACCATGAAATGGCCGAA encodes:
- a CDS encoding alpha/beta hydrolase, producing MSERLDTIQFSGAAGVIDCALDWPIDTPRGWALILHPHPLHGGARDNKVVTTLSRCATQQGLLVVRPDFRGVGLSAGQFDQSRGETVDMLALIEQFSNRFAQWPDGPWLVAGFSFGTSVAAQVHAELADAGAASPRALVLAGTAVNRFRFRQVQPPADTLLVHGELDDVVPLSEGMEFAREHQLPMVVLPQAGHFFHGKLIQLRELVSRHLAGLGT
- the lipA gene encoding lipoyl synthase — protein: MTSPADTSVDPKPTVRPRAVAPADYDATQKQKAQAKTSRIPIKVVQAERLKKPDWIRVKAAAPNSRFYEIKETLREHKLFSVCEEASCPNIGECFGKGTATFMIMGDKCTRRCPFCDVGHGRPDPLDQDEPANLAKAIGAMKLSYVVITSVDRDDLRDGGAAHFVECIRQVREHSPHTTIEVLVPDFRARLERALDILDACPPDVMNHNLETVPRLYKQARPGSDYHHSLKLLQEFKKLHPEVPTKSGLMVGLGETNEEILEVMRDMRAHNVEMLTIGQYLQPSGHHLPVLRYVTPDEFAMFEREAYAMGFTHAAVGAMVRSSYHADQQAHAAGVQP
- a CDS encoding D-alanyl-D-alanine carboxypeptidase family protein, which translates into the protein MTFAKKSVSPILSRCVVALALALPVQAYAQTPAESSAPVTAPAATAAALPGDLSIVPPPGLTAPAWLSMDVNSGQVIAAERIDERVEPASLTKIMTAYLVFDALESGRLKLDQAVNISEKAWRTEGSRMFVKVNTQVPVDALLQGVIVQSGNDASVALAEAVAGSESAFAALMNEQAAKLGLTATHFVNSTGLPDPAHLTSVRDLATLAAALVSRFPQYLHYYSQKEFAYNNIKQPNRNRLLWLDNTVDGLKTGHTQSAGYCLVSTAMRDGRRIVSVVVGTASDNARTENSLKLLNWSFQNFETVKLYDAGNPAVNARVWEGTVENVGLGTAAPLWLTVPRGKSAQIKPVAQYTQPLVAPLSKGTKVGTLTLTLDGKTLSEQPLVVLDDVPEAGFFGRMVDKVRLMFE
- a CDS encoding DUF493 family protein, with the translated sequence MSIIPPEESLIEYPSDFPIKVMGQTHDTLQEELLAIVLEFDPDFDAATIEKRPSKAGNYTGLTFTVRATSREQLDNLYRALHAHHLVRVVL
- a CDS encoding enoyl-CoA hydratase — translated: MPYEENTAPVLLQQHDGLAHITLNRPTQYNALSEEVLDALQDILDDLARDQALQCVVIQARGKAFCAGHDLKQMRSRPEHAYYLDLFQRCSRVMQSVQSLPVPVIARVQGLATAAGCQLVASCDLAVAAQSARFAVSGINVGLFCSTPAVALSRCVPPKAAMEMLMTGEFIDASRARELGLINHAVPDEQLDQAVHDLADRILAKSPVAVRAGKAMFHRQRSLPLEQAYDYASQIMAKNMMSDDACEGIDAFIQKRPAVFKGR
- the lipB gene encoding lipoyl(octanoyl) transferase LipB, giving the protein MSDCIQVKSLPRPVHYGPVWQAMREFTEQRGPDTPDEIWLAEHLPVYTQGQAGKPEHVLNPADIPVVQTDRGGQVTYHGPGQLLVYCLFDLRRVGLYVKEYVVLLEDAVIACLTHFGVQGACRKPGAPGVYVPVAPGGALAKISALGIKIRNGRSYHGLALNLDMDLTPFMGINPCGYEGLQTTDMRSQGADVTLDQAAQFLCEYLSKAMAQRMSAAVA
- a CDS encoding D-amino acid aminotransferase, which codes for MISGIDPDSIVYLNGDFVRLGEAKISVLDRGFIYGDGIYDVVPAYRGKPFRMDGHLNRLERSLAKIGIANPFTRVQWEKLVLDMLARSGKGADCMVYIQVTRGVAKRDHAFPKNVAPSVFIMVSPFQRVQAERENGLTAIAIDDVRWLHCDIKSVSLLGNVLAKQQAVQAGVDEVIQFRDGFLTEGASCNIWIVRNGTLLAPMRNNLILEGVRYGLMEELAAQAGIAFQARRISREEVDSADEILMTAATKEVLPIVVFNGRPVADGRPGPVFAQLRAGYDKAIQATEQA